The Antarcticibacterium sp. 1MA-6-2 genome has a window encoding:
- a CDS encoding neutral zinc metallopeptidase, producing MNLHKIKATLLILAVGTFAVSCEKENLEQSTTNLNAETMNKELILNPNSGKSAEIQVSENIGIAVRNAVEPSECAPTELDEVVGVYIQQIIADPIALANNGIYSNINYYYSYLIDKGEQTFGAEGKFTSLMVKRERELSKFFELPIDIRVNGQHTANLNDRNVWISVLSNFYGYNLPDGSFLPLTVQQAAQIADQYLALNEASPNLPENPYFATDGFASSNGTIVIGDGLVRWLAEAGVEESIVWTGILAHEWSHQVQFNNYGEWYPIGAADNLPEATRFTELEADFFAAYYMTHKRGATYNWKRVEEFFELFFQIGDCSFTSNGHHGTPAQRMEAARLGFELANDAQKQGHILTVEELHEIFVEQISEVIPAPGSTK from the coding sequence ATGAATTTACACAAAATTAAAGCTACCTTATTAATTCTTGCAGTAGGAACTTTTGCTGTTTCATGCGAGAAAGAAAATTTAGAACAGTCTACGACAAATTTAAATGCCGAGACTATGAACAAAGAATTAATTCTTAACCCAAACAGTGGAAAATCAGCTGAAATTCAGGTTAGCGAAAACATTGGGATTGCTGTTAGAAATGCAGTTGAACCTAGTGAATGTGCCCCAACAGAGCTTGATGAAGTAGTAGGTGTATACATACAGCAAATAATAGCAGACCCCATAGCTTTGGCTAATAATGGGATATATTCTAACATCAATTATTATTACAGTTATTTAATAGATAAAGGAGAACAAACTTTTGGGGCTGAAGGAAAATTCACATCCTTAATGGTAAAACGTGAAAGAGAACTTTCTAAATTCTTTGAACTGCCAATAGACATTAGGGTAAATGGACAGCACACTGCTAATTTAAATGATAGAAATGTTTGGATTAGTGTATTATCAAATTTTTATGGATATAATCTGCCTGATGGAAGTTTCTTGCCTCTGACGGTTCAGCAAGCGGCACAAATTGCAGATCAATATTTAGCATTAAATGAAGCATCTCCAAATTTACCAGAAAATCCATATTTTGCTACAGATGGTTTCGCATCCAGCAATGGAACAATAGTAATTGGTGATGGTTTAGTTAGATGGCTTGCTGAAGCCGGAGTAGAAGAAAGTATTGTATGGACAGGGATTCTTGCTCATGAGTGGTCACACCAGGTACAATTCAACAATTACGGGGAATGGTATCCAATAGGTGCGGCAGATAATCTTCCGGAAGCAACAAGATTTACAGAATTGGAAGCAGACTTTTTCGCTGCATATTATATGACGCACAAAAGAGGAGCTACGTACAACTGGAAAAGAGTTGAAGAATTCTTTGAATTGTTCTTCCAAATTGGAGATTGTAGCTTTACATCAAATGGTCACCACGGTACTCCTGCACAAAGAATGGAAGCTGCTCGTTTAGGATTTGAACTCGCAAATGACGCGCAAAAACAAGGGCACATCCTTACTGTAGAGGAACTTCATGAAATTTTTGTTGAACAGATTTCAGAAGTTATTCCTGCACCGGGATCGACTAAATAG
- a CDS encoding L-threonylcarbamoyladenylate synthase, which produces MAELIRIYEENPNPKDIKKVGDVLRKGGIIIYPTDTVYGLGCDITNTSALEKIAQLKGVKLDKANFSFICEDLSNLSDYVKQIDTHTFKILKRCLPGPYTFILPGNSNLPTVFKKKKTVGIRVPNNNICKAIVHELGNPIVSTSIRDEDEVIEYTTDPELILEKWDKLVDIVIDGGYGDNTPSTVIDLTTNSPEVIRQGKGSLEIM; this is translated from the coding sequence ATGGCTGAATTAATAAGGATCTACGAAGAAAACCCTAATCCAAAAGACATAAAAAAAGTAGGAGACGTACTCCGTAAAGGAGGAATTATAATTTACCCGACAGATACGGTATATGGATTAGGTTGTGATATTACTAATACCTCTGCCCTGGAAAAAATTGCCCAGTTAAAAGGAGTAAAACTGGATAAGGCAAACTTTTCATTTATTTGTGAAGACTTAAGTAATCTTTCAGATTATGTAAAGCAGATAGATACTCATACCTTTAAGATACTTAAAAGATGTTTACCGGGACCGTACACATTTATTCTACCGGGGAATAGTAATTTGCCAACAGTTTTTAAAAAGAAGAAGACCGTTGGTATAAGAGTTCCCAACAACAATATTTGTAAAGCTATAGTACACGAACTGGGTAACCCTATTGTTTCCACATCTATTAGAGATGAAGATGAGGTAATTGAGTACACAACAGATCCCGAACTTATCCTTGAAAAATGGGATAAACTTGTGGATATTGTTATTGACGGAGGCTATGGAGATAATACTCCTTCTACCGTAATAGATCTTACCACTAACTCTCCGGAAGTTATTAGGCAGGGAAAAGGAAGCCTGGAAATAATGTAA
- a CDS encoding DUF2945 domain-containing protein gives MIRTGSKVSWKWGKGTATGTVKDTFDRKITTTIKGSKITRNGEPGNKALFIQQENGNEVLKLESEVEHLEQ, from the coding sequence ATGATAAGGACTGGCAGTAAAGTTAGCTGGAAGTGGGGCAAAGGTACCGCAACAGGCACGGTTAAGGACACTTTTGACCGGAAGATCACGACCACTATAAAAGGCTCTAAGATCACCCGAAATGGGGAACCCGGCAATAAAGCTCTTTTCATTCAGCAGGAGAACGGAAATGAAGTTTTAAAGCTGGAAAGTGAGGTAGAACACCTGGAGCAATAG